Proteins from a single region of Chaetodon trifascialis isolate fChaTrf1 chromosome 10, fChaTrf1.hap1, whole genome shotgun sequence:
- the sv2 gene encoding synaptic vesicle glycoprotein 2C → MSRHVRTGDTEAREPLLTGDCLEPDELDSDEAEIIFDRRASNITRDSGVGPQRRLTYEEAVEQAGFGLFHWLLLVVCGWANASDAVEILCVSFLLPTARCDLLLSSLDMGLLTASIFLGMMVGGYLWGYMADQKGRRRVLVVSLTVNGVFGGLASVAPWFWLFLLLRFISGIGVGGSIPVIFSYFSEFMPRLRRGAMICALATFWMAGNILAAGLAWLVIPRTWAHFSLGWLDFQTWRLFVVLCSVPSLTSALLFRLLMPESPKFLMEAAREREAIHVFRVMFELNTWGKGKDFPEFRLCVSSQQRDDLQESRTRGSRRGRLVRILKKAMVPIKQMFKGPLRSRSFILLIIFYCISFGYYGLWMWFPELFKRMEEGGSPCANVSLPSLLHNQSCYPVKTAVYMEGFIIAASNLPGNFFTILMMDSTGGKALLSFSLLLSSLSIFLIYVVQTKVQSLILSCVFSGVSVITWNALDVVGTELYPTQLRSSALGFFTGVGRVAAIMANVVFGKLVDTNCAVPVLLVSALLLTGGLVAPLLPQTRQTELT, encoded by the exons ATGTCTCGTCACGTGCGTACCGGAGACACGGAGGCGCGAGAGCCCCTTCTCACCGGTGATTGCCTCGAGCCGGACGAGCTGGACTCAGATGAAG ctgAAATAATTTTCGACCGGAGGGCATCAAACATCACACGAGATTCTGGTGTGGGGCCACAGAGAAGACTGACATACGAGGAGGCGGTAGAGCAAGCAG GTTTTGGTTTGTTCCACTGGCTGCTGTTGGTGGTGTGTGGTTGGGCCAATGCCAGCGATGCCGTGGAGATTCTCTGCGTGTCGTTTCTCCTGCCAACAGCGCGCTGCGATCTGCTGCTGAGCTCCTTGGACATGGGCCTGCTGACTGCCAGCATTTTCCTCG GAATGATGGTGGGCGGCTACCTGTGGGGCTACATGGCCGACCAGAAGGGCCGACGCAGGGTCTTGGTTGTGTCCCTCACAGTCAATGGGGTGTTTGGAGGCCTGGCCAGTGTGGCTCCATGGTTCTGgctcttcctgctgctgaggtTCATCAGCGGCATTGG GGTCGGCGGGTCGATTCCTGTTATCTTCTCCTACTTCTCAGAGTTCATGCCCCGCCTAAGGAGAGGGGCGATGATCTGCGCTCTGGCCACCTTCTGGATGGCAGGAAACATCCTGGCTGCAG GTCTGGCCTGGTTGGTGATTCCTCGAACGTGGGCACATTTTTCTCTGGGATGGCTGGACTTTCAGACCTGGAGACTGTTTGtggtgctctgctctgttcccaGCCTCACGTCGGCCCTCCTCTTCAGGCTGCTCATGCCCGAAAGCCCCAAGTTCCTCATGGAG GCTGCCCGGGAGAGAGAGGCCATCCACGTATTCCGAGTGATGTTCGAGCTGAACACTTGGGGAAAAGGAAAGGATTTCCCG GAATTTAGGTTGTGTGTCAGCTCCCAGCAAAGAGACGATCTGCAGGAGAGCAGAACTAGGGGATCTCGCAGAGGGAGACTTGTCCGTATCCTGAAAAAG GCCATGGTGCCCATTAAACAGATGTTTAAAGGTCCGCTCAGGTCCAGGAGCTTCATCCTGCTCATCATCTTCTACTGCATCTCCTTCGG GTACTACGGCCTGTGGATGTGGTTCCCAGAGCTGTTTAAgaggatggaggaaggtggCTCGCCCTGTGCCAACGTATCCCTCCCGTCTCTGCTCCACAACCAGAGCTGCTACCCCGTCAAGACAGCAG TCTATATGGAGGGCTTCATCATCGCTGCATCAAACCTACCAGGAAACTTCTTCACCATCCTGATGATGGACAGCACCGGAGGGAAAGCTCTGCTCT CCTTCAGCCTGCTGCTGTCCAGTCTGAGCATCTTCCTCATCTACGTGGTCCAGACCAAAGTCCAGAGCCTGATCCTGTCGTGTGTCTTCAGCGGCGTGTCGGTGATCACCTGGAACGCCCTGGACGTGGTGGGGACGGAGCTCTACCCAACACAGCTGCG GTCCTCTGCGCTCGGTTTCTTCACCGGTGTGGGCCGAGTGGCGGCGATCATGGCAAACGTTGTCTTCGGGAAGTTGGTGGACACAAACTGCGCCGTGCCGGTCCTGCTGGTCTCGGCTCTGCTGCTGACCGGAGGACTGGTGGCTCCTCTGCTTCCACAAACCAGGCAGACTGAGCTCACCTGA